One genomic region from Argentina anserina chromosome 2, drPotAnse1.1, whole genome shotgun sequence encodes:
- the LOC126783025 gene encoding fatty-acid-binding protein 2: MKNNWLGLGDLDEGSLYNFPLEPLILHSVGGHVFSHISSFMGNSLHHCRYFHMPGNSALEGVFNHISKVAGALRVMFASGISTNATEAIAGDSCEPGSSSSSAQVTGITSSRQRFKGLHLSFGSKVDFNSPMDFGKISTSVMRFLQKEAERQCSYSLLSLATGLAPPFGNLSTNMLAVSSASTDVFDQRPCEVGRQGCGGLSFPDLDWRKHAVEPRTGIEFPMVLDNILTAGNNSSLSSEVLVGTGSRTMTIIRIKTLKLYAFGFYIHPNSVCKKLGQKYASISFDELNKRHDFYQDLLREDIDMTLRLVVSCNGMKVNTVRDAFEKSLRARLVKTNPETDYHCITTFGSNFTQDIPLPAGTTIDFQRTADGKLITKIGDNHVGAVQSKELCRAFFDMYLGDVPVSEQTKEEIGKNVATIIKRC, translated from the exons ATGAAGAATAATTGGTTAGGTTTAGGGGATTTAGATGAAGGGTCTCTGTACAATTTTCCGCTAGAGCCTCTGATTTTACATAGTGTTGGGGGGCATGTGTTTTCACATATTAGTTCATTTATGGGCAATTCATTGCACCACTGTAGATACTTTCACATGCCTGGAAATTCAGCTCTTGAAGGCGTGTTTAATCATATTTCAAAGGTTGCTGGTGCTTTACGAGTGATGTTTGCTTCTGGGATTAGTACAAATGCTACTGAGGCAATAGCAGGTGATAGTTGTGAACCTGGAAGCTCCAGTTCTTCTGCTCAAGTAACAGGCATTACCTCAAGTAGACAAAGATTTAAAGGACTTCACTTGAGTTTTGGTTCAAAAGTAGATTTTAATAGCCCCATGGATTTTGGTAAGATATCGACTTCTGTAATGCGGTTCCTACAAAAAGAAGCTGAAAGGCAATGTTCATATTCCTTGCTCTCATTAGCTACAGGACTTGCACCACCTTTTGGCAACTT ATCTACAAACATGTTAGCTGTTTCATCAGCAAGCACTGATGTTTTCGATCAAAGGCCTTGTGAGGTTGGGCGGCAAGGATGTGGTGGTCTATCTTTTCCCGATTTGGACTGGAGAAAACATGCAGTAGAGCCTAGAACTGGCATTGAGTTCCCTATGGTTTTGGACAATATTTTAACAGCAGGCAACAATTCCAGTTTAAGTTCAGAG GTCCTTGTGGGAACTGGATCCAGAACAATGACAATAATTAGAATAAAAACTCTGAAGCTCTATGCATTTGGCTTTT ATATTCATCCCAACTCTGTTTGCAAGAAATTGGGTCAAAAATACGCTTCCATTTCATTTGATGAACTAAACAAACGCCATGATTTTTATCAGGACCTTCTCAG GGAAGATATTGATATGACACTTAGGCTTGTTGTTAGTTGCAATGGGATGAAAGTCAATACTGTGAGAGA TGCCTTTGAGAAATCCCTTCGAGCCCGACTGGTGAAG ACAAATCCAGAGACTGACTATCATTGCATAACAACATTTGGTTCAAACTTCACACAAGATATTCCATTGCCAGCG GGAACAACAATTGATTTTCAACGAACAGCTGATGGAAAATTAATTACTAAAA TTGGAGATAATCATGTTGGAGCAGTCCAAAGCAAAGAACTGTGCA GGGCATTCTTTGACATGTACCTGGGAGATGTTCCCGTGTCAGAGCAAACAAAAGAAGAGATTGGCAAGAATGTTGCTACTATTATTAAACGTTGCTGA
- the LOC126784894 gene encoding protein OXIDATIVE STRESS 3 LIKE 2 — MSIALDIIDVAPSSSGGFMHGAAMSFGLIFESSPGEERAPPVASSSLSSSSIGKNSGVSSSEEGDEENDEAQSSYKGPLDMMEALEEVLPIRRGISRFYNYKSKSFTSLAEAATSSSIKEIAKQDNAYTRKRRNLLASNIICRGGISKSSKRTITGSQSTLALALAMCSPEASPSTSDDSSSCSLTHSSFDKLGDHAAWRSLSLADLQECATSAAVNTTSRFFPSKSKLQQ, encoded by the exons ATGTCGATCGCATTGGACATAATAGACGTAGCGCCTTCCTCGTCTGGCGGCTTCATGCATGGTGCTGCCATGTCGTTTGGTTTGATATTCGAGTCGTCGCCGGGGGAGGAGAGAGCTCCTCCGGTTGCGTCTTCGTCgttgtcttcttcttcgatAGGGAAGAACAGCGGCGTGTCTTCGTCGGAGGAAGGCGACGAGGAGAATGACGAGGCTCAGAGCTCGTATAAAGGTCCCTTGGATATGATGGAGGCTTTGGAGGAAGTTTTGCCTATCAG GAGAGGCATTTCGAGGTTCTATAACTACAAATCCAAGTCTTTCACAAGTCTGGCAGAAGCTGCAACTTCTTCGTCTATTAAAGAGATTGCGAAGCAGGATAATGCGTACACAAGGAAACGCAGGAACCTGCTTGCTTCAAATATCATTTGTAGGGGTGGGATATCAAAGTCCTCAAAGAGAACAATCACTGGGAGTCAAAGCACATTGGCTTTGGCTTTGGCAATGTGCAGCCCAGAAGCCAGTCCCAGCACTAGTGACGATTCCAGTTCGTGTTCCCTTACTCATTCATCCTTTGACAAGCTCGGGGATCATGCTGCTTGGCGATCATTATCCTTGGCTGATTTGCAAGAATGTGCTACTTCTGCAGCTGTAAATACCACCTCTCGCTTCTTTCCTTCTAAATCAAAGTTGCAGCAATGA
- the LOC126784394 gene encoding endoglucanase 16 codes for MFVGKPSAIIVVWLALFQGLVLNVNAHLDYKDALTKSIIFLEAQRSGKLPPNHRLKWRGDSALDDGKLENVDLSGGYYDAGDNVKYGLPMAFTVTTLAWAAIQYQSELKATGELQNVIDGIKWGTDYFLKASVKQTLYVQVGDPNADHQCWVRPEDMKTPRTVYKINENTPGSEIAGETSAAMAAASIVFRLIDRAYARRLLNRAKLLFQMAKTHKGTYDGECPFYCSFSGYNDELLWAATWLYKATKRPEYLTFLHEEAITATVAEFSWDLKYAGAQILVAKMFFEGDKTFENYKNQADSFICSNIPASPYAQVKTTPSGMVHLRDGANTQYVTGTALLFSIYSDFLAQHNQKVVCSDKQFDSASLMAFAKKQIDLVLGDNPSGKSYMVGFGSNAPTQAHHRGASIPMGIDSGQVGCPMSFVYWYNKDTPNPNELTGAILGGPDINDQFHDKRWESAMTEPCTYVNSLAVGVLAKLATKSIA; via the exons ATGTTTGTAGGTAAACCCTCGGCGATCATTGTTGTATGGCTCGCGCTCTTTCAAGGACTCGTCCTCAACGTAAATGCTCATTTGGATTATAAGGATGCCCTAACCAAGTCCATCATCTTCCTTGAGGCACAAAGGTCAGGGAAGCTCCCTCCTAATCACAGACTCAAATGGAGAGGAGACTCCGCCCTCGACGATGGAAAACTTGAAAAT GTGGACCTTTCTGGGGGATATTATGATGCCGGAGACAATGTCAAGTACGGACTTCCAATGGCTTTCACAGTCACAACCCTGGCGTGGGCCGCCATCCAATACCAATCGGAGCTAAAGGCTACTGGAGAATTGCAGAATGTCATTGACGGCATTAAATGGGGAACCGATTACTTTCTTAAAGCTAGTGTCAAACAGACATTGTACGTTCAAGTAGGAGACCCCAATGCAGACCACCAGTGTTGGGTTCGACCAGAAGACATGAAGACCCCAAGAACTGTGTATAAGATCAATGAAAACACTCCTGGATCAGAAATTGCAGGCGAAACCTCGGCTGCCATGGCTGCTGCTTCCATCGTGTTCAGACTCATTGATCGTGCCTATGCTCGTCGTCTCCTCAACAGAGCCAAGCTG CTCTTCCAAATGGCTAAAACACATAAAGGAACTTACGACGGAGAGTGCCCCTTCTACTGCTCCTTCTCCGGTTACAAT GACGAGCTATTGTGGGCAGCTACATGGTTGTATAAGGCCACCAAAAGACCAGAGTACTTAACTTTTCTACACGAAGAGGCCATTACCGCTACTGTGGCCGAGTTTAGCTGGGATCTTAAGTATGCTGGAGCTCAAATCCTTGTCGCAAAG ATGTTCTTTGAGGGCGATAAGACCTTTGAGAACTACAAGAACCAAGCAGACAGCTTCATTTGCTCGAACATCCCCGCAAGTCCGTACGCTCAAGTCAAAACCACTCCGTCCGGTATGGTCCACCTCAGAGACGGAGCCAACACTCAATACGTCACCGGCACCGCCTTGTTGTTCAGCATCTACAGCGATTTCCTAGCTCAACACAACCAAAAGGTCGTGTGTTCCGATAAACAGTTCGACAGCGCTAGCCTTATGGCCTTCGCTAAGAAACAGATCGACCTGGTGCTAGGAGACAATCCTAGCGGCAAATCCTACATGGTTGGCTTCGGCAGCAACGCCCCGACACAGGCACACCACCGCGGCGCGTCGATCCCCATGGGGATTGATTCCGGCCAGGTGGGCTGCCCCATGAGCTTCGTGTACTGGTACAACAAGGATACACCAAACCCTAACGAGCTGACTGGTGCCATCTTGGGAGGGCCTGACATTAACGATCAGTTCCACGACAAGCGCTGGGAGTCTGCGATGACCGAGCCATGCACCTACGTCAATTCACTGGCGGTTGGGGTTTTGGCAAAGCTAGCAACCAAGTCTATCGCGTGA